In the genome of Desulfofarcimen acetoxidans DSM 771, one region contains:
- a CDS encoding recombinase family protein → MKRTFFSFQIISSTFINNHPDYEFAGIFADEGISGTNTKKREQFNKLIEDCKAGKIDMIITKSISRFSRNTLDCLNYVRQLKDLGIGVIFEKENINTLDGKGEVLLSILSSLAQDESRSISENSTWGIRRRFEQGKVTINHTKFLGYDKDEDGNLIINEKQAKIVRRIYTDYLNGKGPNGITRALEAEGVPNWNGKVKWYESSIRKMLSNEKYKGDALLQKTYTVDFLTKKRVVNTGQIPRYYVEESHPAIIDKDMWEAVQLEMERRRAFAEKHGIKKIDYATADNPFAGRVICGHCGSLFGRKVWNSTDERLRRIVWRCNGKYPAKGKKGCESRHIDDRVLYQAFVDIFNTLVKNKNYFFDKWKGLQESDNPLRRYKAKQFSKIITETGQIKEFDIALYFAFTEKVVLYDEGRVIVGLLDGTEVECIIE, encoded by the coding sequence TTGAAAAGAACGTTTTTCTCTTTTCAAATTATTTCGAGCACTTTCATAAACAATCACCCCGATTATGAGTTTGCCGGGATTTTTGCCGATGAGGGTATTTCAGGAACCAATACTAAAAAGAGAGAGCAGTTCAATAAACTGATTGAGGACTGCAAGGCGGGAAAAATTGATATGATTATTACTAAATCCATATCAAGGTTTTCGAGAAATACTTTGGATTGTTTGAATTATGTCCGTCAGCTTAAAGACCTGGGGATTGGGGTTATTTTTGAAAAAGAGAACATTAATACCTTGGACGGAAAGGGAGAAGTGCTTTTAAGCATTCTCAGCTCACTGGCCCAAGACGAATCTCGGTCGATCTCGGAAAATTCAACCTGGGGAATCAGAAGGCGATTTGAACAGGGCAAAGTAACAATCAACCATACAAAATTCCTGGGATATGATAAAGATGAAGATGGCAACCTTATCATCAATGAAAAGCAGGCCAAGATTGTCAGAAGGATTTATACCGACTATCTGAACGGTAAGGGGCCAAACGGGATCACCAGGGCGCTTGAGGCGGAGGGGGTTCCAAACTGGAACGGCAAAGTTAAATGGTATGAAAGCAGCATTAGGAAAATGCTGAGTAATGAAAAATATAAAGGAGACGCCCTACTGCAAAAGACTTATACAGTAGATTTTTTGACCAAGAAAAGAGTGGTGAACACCGGCCAGATTCCCCGGTATTATGTAGAGGAAAGCCACCCGGCCATTATTGATAAGGATATGTGGGAAGCGGTCCAGCTTGAAATGGAAAGACGGAGAGCTTTTGCAGAGAAACATGGTATTAAAAAAATTGATTATGCTACAGCGGATAATCCCTTTGCAGGCAGGGTGATATGTGGTCATTGCGGCAGCCTTTTTGGCAGAAAAGTTTGGAACTCAACCGATGAAAGGCTAAGAAGGATTGTCTGGCGATGCAACGGCAAATATCCGGCGAAGGGGAAAAAGGGTTGCGAAAGCAGGCATATTGACGACAGGGTTTTGTATCAGGCTTTCGTTGATATATTTAATACGCTTGTCAAAAACAAGAATTACTTTTTCGATAAGTGGAAAGGATTACAGGAAAGCGATAATCCGCTTCGACGCTACAAAGCAAAGCAGTTTTCAAAAATCATAACTGAGACAGGGCAGATCAAGGAATTTGATATAGCCTTATATTTTGCGTTCACGGAAAAAGTAGTATTATATGATGAGGGCAGAGTGATAGTTGGTTTGCTTGACGGAACAGAAGTCGAATGCATAATTGAATAG
- a CDS encoding DUF4277 domain-containing protein yields MPELKVEVPKADPSGAVLIGVFLARSLGIGKIIDNFIGEEYVTYEHLREDRANGSKYRVSTGLACEIMVGDMLGRNKDLTRLYKFEEACKNWQVETILGIPSEKFNDDKMGRALDAINSNAKYMANVLQDIVLSASKKFGVPLNTFYNDTSSIPVSGVMEDNDKVQYGYGGLPGLKQLILNLTIASGASLPVTSSIDSGNVQGGTTFERSFEKVKEITDDQEFEMIIDRGILTQDNMHLMLTNSNQKAFFIGPLKDELSKNWVLEQLNEAKKDDFAAIDYRSKKETERNLPRHYEALETKYTFKVKLEPPSEGSKNKKQLKKSKRIFATHTIMAVIYCDLNKKPKEQERRQKRIISTEDTLVELNGNRLIGDRRLSRH; encoded by the coding sequence ATGCCCGAATTAAAAGTAGAAGTTCCGAAGGCAGATCCCTCAGGTGCAGTACTTATCGGTGTCTTTTTAGCAAGAAGCCTGGGCATCGGTAAAATAATTGACAACTTTATAGGCGAAGAATATGTTACTTATGAACATCTACGTGAAGACAGAGCCAACGGTTCTAAATATCGGGTAAGTACTGGTTTGGCATGTGAAATAATGGTTGGCGACATGCTGGGCAGAAATAAAGATCTCACCCGTTTATATAAATTTGAAGAAGCTTGTAAAAACTGGCAAGTCGAAACAATACTCGGTATACCGTCCGAAAAATTTAATGATGACAAAATGGGTAGAGCCCTTGACGCTATAAACTCAAATGCAAAATATATGGCTAATGTATTGCAGGATATTGTTTTATCAGCATCCAAGAAATTTGGAGTTCCACTTAACACTTTTTACAATGACACATCCTCCATTCCAGTCTCTGGTGTTATGGAGGATAACGATAAAGTTCAATACGGGTATGGTGGTCTACCGGGTTTAAAACAATTAATCCTTAATCTTACGATAGCCTCTGGTGCATCTTTGCCGGTAACATCATCAATTGATTCCGGTAATGTTCAAGGCGGTACGACTTTTGAGCGTTCATTCGAGAAGGTTAAAGAGATTACCGATGACCAAGAATTTGAGATGATTATTGATCGTGGTATCCTAACCCAAGATAATATGCATTTGATGCTTACTAATAGCAACCAAAAGGCCTTTTTTATAGGTCCACTCAAGGATGAGCTATCAAAAAATTGGGTCTTAGAGCAATTAAATGAGGCTAAAAAAGATGATTTTGCTGCTATTGACTATCGCTCTAAGAAAGAAACAGAAAGAAATCTACCAAGACACTACGAGGCGTTAGAGACAAAATATACGTTTAAGGTAAAACTTGAGCCTCCCTCAGAGGGTAGTAAGAACAAAAAGCAACTCAAAAAAAGTAAGCGAATATTTGCGACACATACTATAATGGCGGTTATTTATTGTGATTTAAACAAAAAACCTAAGGAACAAGAGCGTCGTCAAAAGCGTATAATCAGCACAGAAGATACATTAGTAGAACTAAATGGTAATCGGCTAATTGGTGATAGGCGACTTTCACGCCATTAG
- a CDS encoding IS630 family transposase yields MRKLHLNNPQNLTIEDLNKIKRETPYKLRCRVQAVILVMKGRQAKQIAEYLDISEQTIRKYVAYFNEGGVEKLLHVSKKPGRPPRLTNEQKEEVKEVLKKSPSEVGFSTHTTWNCKTLAAYIHDTYGIKYTSDGVWRMLLKMDFRYNRPTYVLAKADPEKQKAFQDELEELKKSH; encoded by the coding sequence ATGAGGAAATTGCATTTAAACAATCCACAAAATTTAACCATTGAGGATTTGAATAAGATAAAAAGAGAAACACCATATAAACTAAGATGCAGAGTTCAAGCTGTCATTCTTGTCATGAAAGGGAGACAAGCAAAGCAGATTGCCGAATATCTTGATATAAGTGAACAAACCATAAGAAAATACGTTGCTTACTTTAATGAAGGTGGAGTTGAAAAACTGCTTCATGTATCAAAAAAACCGGGAAGACCGCCAAGGCTAACCAATGAACAAAAAGAAGAGGTCAAAGAGGTACTGAAAAAATCACCATCAGAGGTTGGTTTTAGTACCCATACTACTTGGAATTGTAAAACCCTCGCTGCTTACATTCATGATACATACGGCATTAAATATACATCAGATGGTGTTTGGCGCATGCTTCTTAAGATGGATTTTCGTTATAATCGTCCCACTTATGTATTAGCCAAAGCTGATCCGGAAAAGCAAAAAGCTTTTCAAGATGAGCTGGAAGAGTTAAAAAAATCTCACTGA
- a CDS encoding IS630 family transposase — protein sequence MDASHIRDYQGLQRAWFPKGEQKKIKTYGHHAKVTLYGALNYYTGKVFCVNYDKINAEKFKDFLKKLVSHFLKDDISKIYIVLDNARVHHAKLLKDFLDEHKDHLFLKFLPPYSPNLNCIEELWKWLKNTAIYNRFHKNASEIQKSVDSFLEEIKCCSEDVKKRLCV from the coding sequence GTGGATGCATCTCACATTAGGGACTATCAAGGTTTACAACGAGCATGGTTCCCAAAAGGTGAGCAAAAAAAGATTAAGACCTATGGACACCATGCAAAAGTTACATTATACGGTGCTTTAAACTACTATACGGGTAAAGTTTTTTGTGTAAATTATGACAAAATCAATGCAGAAAAATTCAAAGATTTTCTTAAAAAATTGGTATCACATTTTTTAAAAGATGACATTTCTAAAATTTACATTGTTCTTGATAATGCAAGAGTTCATCATGCAAAATTACTTAAAGACTTTTTAGACGAGCATAAGGATCATCTGTTTTTGAAATTTCTTCCACCCTACTCACCCAATCTGAATTGCATAGAAGAGTTATGGAAATGGTTAAAAAATACAGCTATTTATAATCGCTTTCATAAAAATGCTTCAGAAATTCAAAAATCTGTTGACTCGTTTTTAGAGGAAATCAAATGCTGTTCGGAAGATGTGAAAAAGAGACTTTGCGTTTAA
- a CDS encoding DUF4338 domain-containing protein: MIITDEDFPKKICGRVFSYDDLVLIRKFITDNPSASRQKISREVCLVFGWFKPDGGLKDMSCRVALLKLYRSGLIELPAPRHRYGNGDKFSRQTPEGDPKDPIIEPAGKLTPLEIQRVISKKDSYLWNEFIERYHYLGYKPLPGAQIRYLITCPLGYLGAIGFSAAAWKVQPRDTWIGWSKDQRTEKLHLVVNNSRFLILPWVNSKNLASKILSLCAKRLPGDWQDVYGYNPVLLETFVEKDRFIGTCYKAANWMFVGCTKGRGKLDIFNEYKLPVKDIYLYPLINDFRSILVDA, encoded by the coding sequence ATGATTATTACTGATGAGGATTTCCCCAAGAAAATCTGCGGGAGAGTTTTTAGTTATGATGACCTGGTGCTAATTAGAAAATTTATAACCGATAACCCGTCAGCCTCACGGCAAAAAATATCTCGTGAGGTTTGTTTGGTATTCGGGTGGTTTAAGCCGGACGGTGGTTTAAAAGATATGAGTTGCCGGGTAGCATTATTAAAACTATATAGATCCGGTTTGATTGAATTGCCCGCACCCAGACACCGCTATGGTAATGGAGATAAATTTTCCCGTCAAACTCCGGAAGGCGATCCCAAAGATCCAATTATAGAGCCTGCTGGGAAACTAACACCTTTAGAAATACAGCGTGTTATTTCTAAAAAAGACTCCTATTTATGGAATGAATTTATTGAGCGTTATCACTATTTAGGCTATAAGCCTTTACCCGGAGCACAGATCCGTTATCTAATCACTTGTCCATTAGGCTATCTAGGAGCAATAGGTTTTTCCGCTGCAGCCTGGAAGGTACAACCCAGGGATACTTGGATTGGTTGGTCTAAAGATCAGCGAACGGAAAAGCTTCATCTGGTCGTTAATAATTCCCGATTTTTGATTTTACCATGGGTGAACTCCAAAAACCTTGCTTCTAAAATTCTCTCTCTTTGTGCAAAAAGACTACCAGGCGATTGGCAAGATGTTTACGGTTACAATCCGGTATTGTTGGAGACGTTTGTGGAAAAGGATCGGTTTATTGGTACATGTTATAAAGCCGCCAATTGGATGTTTGTTGGTTGCACAAAAGGCAGAGGTAAACTGGATATATTTAATGAGTATAAATTGCCAGTTAAAGATATTTATCTTTATCCTCTCATAAATGATTTTCGCAGTATTTTGGTTGATGCATAG
- a CDS encoding transposase domain-containing protein, with protein MSIFQTAAMHGLNGEAYLRYYFDECAKNGEPPTNLETLLPWNIPENVAKKYSMCLGRAI; from the coding sequence ATGTCTATATTTCAGACGGCTGCCATGCACGGATTAAACGGTGAAGCATACTTACGATATTATTTTGATGAGTGTGCAAAAAACGGTGAACCGCCTACTAACTTGGAGACACTTCTCCCATGGAATATTCCTGAGAATGTCGCCAAAAAGTACTCCATGTGCTTGGGGAGGGCAATATAA
- a CDS encoding tyrosine-type recombinase/integrase produces the protein MKNKGLQTGTLFFSMTLEFLETYLPRQLGRSSKTIKSYKDSLTVFRRYLYDECHISVAAFKFADCNQKCIQEFIIYLKDNNNSPGTCNQRLTALKSYLWFAADRDIAVQSVALSISKIPQCKIPKKEKETLTEEALAAILQQPPNTKMGLRDRVIMILLYDSAVRLDELLCLTLKDLSLRTDNPYIRISGKGNKERIVAITPKTAEHLKQYLSVYHKNDLNMDQYLFITRIKGVTDRMSPGNVERFIKQYANSAREKCLQIPLKVYPHMFRRTRATDLYQNGVELELVSRILGHSSTETTKVYAKPSIEMLRKAIESVEIPEQTNEEPLWTSCNEEEMAKLCGLR, from the coding sequence ATGAAGAATAAAGGACTACAGACCGGAACACTGTTTTTTTCCATGACATTGGAGTTTCTTGAAACATATCTTCCACGCCAATTAGGAAGAAGCTCTAAAACTATTAAATCATACAAAGATTCTCTTACAGTTTTCAGGCGTTATCTGTATGATGAGTGCCACATATCGGTTGCTGCTTTTAAATTTGCCGACTGTAATCAGAAATGTATTCAGGAATTTATCATATATCTAAAGGATAATAACAATAGCCCTGGAACCTGCAATCAAAGGCTTACCGCATTAAAGTCCTATCTATGGTTTGCTGCCGATAGAGATATTGCAGTCCAGTCAGTCGCATTAAGTATTTCCAAAATACCACAGTGTAAGATTCCAAAAAAGGAAAAAGAAACATTAACAGAAGAAGCTCTTGCTGCCATCCTGCAGCAACCACCAAATACGAAAATGGGATTACGTGACCGGGTTATTATGATACTTCTTTATGATTCCGCAGTAAGATTGGATGAGTTGTTATGCCTTACACTGAAGGACCTTTCCCTACGAACCGATAATCCTTACATAAGAATTTCAGGAAAGGGGAATAAAGAACGCATCGTTGCTATAACTCCTAAAACAGCAGAGCATCTAAAACAATATTTGTCGGTGTATCATAAGAATGATTTAAACATGGATCAATATCTATTCATTACCAGGATTAAAGGAGTTACAGACAGGATGTCTCCCGGAAATGTAGAACGCTTTATTAAGCAATATGCAAATAGCGCAAGAGAGAAATGTCTTCAGATACCATTAAAAGTATATCCGCATATGTTTAGGCGGACAAGGGCAACCGACCTCTATCAAAACGGCGTGGAACTTGAGCTTGTATCAAGAATCCTCGGGCATTCATCAACTGAAACAACAAAAGTCTATGCAAAACCGTCGATAGAAATGCTTAGAAAAGCAATTGAATCCGTAGAAATACCAGAGCAGACAAACGAGGAACCATTATGGACATCATGTAATGAAGAAGAAATGGCCAAACTGTGTGGCTTGAGATAA